From Balaenoptera acutorostrata chromosome 8, mBalAcu1.1, whole genome shotgun sequence, the proteins below share one genomic window:
- the TMBIM1 gene encoding protein lifeguard 3 — MSHPSAPPPYEDRNPLYPDPLPPGGYGQPSVLPGGYPAYPQPGYGHPAGYPQPMPPIHPTPMNYGPGQGYDVEERAVSDNFGSGEWSDRKVRHAFIRKVYSIISIQLLITVAIIAIFTFVKPVSEFVKANLAVYYASYAVFLVTYLTLACCQGPRRRFPWNIILLTLFTLAMGYMTGTISSVYDTKAVIIAMIITAVVSISVTIFCFQTKVDFTSCTGLFCVLGIVMMVTGIVTAIVLSFKYIYWLHMVYAALGAICFTLFLAYDTQLVLGNRRHTISPEDYITGALQIYTDIVYIFTFVLQLLGDRN, encoded by the exons ATGTCCCACCCCAGTGCCCCCCCTCCATATGAGGACCGCAACCCCCTGTACCCTGACCCTCTGCCCCCGGGGGGCTACGGGCAGCCATCTGTCCTGCCTGGCGGGTACCCTGCTTACCCACAGCCTGGCTACGGTCACCCTGCTGGCTACCCACAGCCTATGCCCCCCATCCACCCGACGCCCATGAACTATG GCCCAGGCCAGGGCTATGATGTGGAGGAGAGAGCCGTGAGTGACAACTTCGGATCTGGAGAGTGGAGTGACAGGAAAGTCCGACACGCCTTCATCCGAAAG GTTTACTCCATCATCTCCATCCAGCTGCTCATCACGGTGGCCATCATCGCTATCTTCACCTTTGT GAAGCCAGTCAGCGAGTTCGTGAAGGCAAACCTGGCCGTCTACTACGCGTCCTA TGCTGTGTTCCTGGTCACGTACCTGACCCTTGCCTGCTGCCAGGGACCCAG ACGCCGTTTCCCATGGAACATTATCCTGCTGACCCTCTTT ACTCTTGCCATGGGCTACATGACCGGCACCATTTCCAG TGTGTATGACACCAAAGCCGTCATCATTGCAATGATCATCACTGCTGTGGTGTCCATTTCAGTCACCATCTTCTGCTTCCAGACCAAG GTGGACTTCACCTCGTGCACAGGCCTcttctgtgtcctgggaattgtGATGATGGTGACTGGCATTGTCACTGCCATCGTGCTGTCCTTCAAATAT ATTTACTGGCTGCACATGGTCTATGCTGCTTTGGGGGCCATTTGCTTCACTTTG TTCCTGGCTTACGACACACAGCTGGTCCTGGGGAACCGGAGGCACACCATCAGCCCGGAGGACTACATCACCGGCGCCCTGCAGATCTACACAGACATTGTCTACATCTTCACCTTTGTGCTGCAGCTCCTGGGAGATCGCAATTAA
- the LOC103015616 gene encoding probable hydrolase PNKD: MAAVVAATALKGRGARNARVLRGILSGATANKASQNRTRALQSHSSPECKEEPEPLSPELEYIPRKRGKNPMKAVGLAWAIGFPCGILLFILTKREVDKDRLKQMKARQNMRASNTGEYESQRFRASSHHAPTPEAGSRVQW, from the exons ATGGCGGCGGTGGTAGCTGCTACGGCGCTGAAGGGCCGGGGGGCGAGAAATGCCCGCGTCCTCCGGG GGATTCTCTCAGGAGCCACAGCTAACAAGGCTTCCCAGAACAGGACCCGGGCACTGCAAAGCCACAGCTCCCCAGAGTGCAAGGAGGAGCCTGAGCCCTTATCCCCTGAACTGGAATACATTCCCAGAAAGAGGGGCAAGAACCCAATGAAAGCTGTGGGACTAGCCTG GGCCATCGGCTTCCCCTGTGGTatcctcctcttcatcctcaccAAGCGGGAAGTGGACAAGGACCGTTTGAAGCAGATGAAGGCTCGGCAGAACATGCGGGCATCCAACACGGGCGAGTATGAGAGCCAGAGGTTCAGGGCCTCCTCCCATCATGCCCCAACTCCTGAAGCTGGGTCCAGGGTGCAGTGGTGA
- the AAMP gene encoding angio-associated migratory cell protein isoform X2, translating to MESESESGATADTPPLETLSFHGDEEIIEVVELDPGPPDPDDLAQEMEDVDFEEEEEEEGNEEGWVLEPQEGVVGSMEGPDDSEVTFALHSASVFCVSLDPKTNTLAVTGGEDDKAFVWRLSDGELLFECAGHKDSVTCAGFSHDSTLVATGDMSGLLKVWQVDTKEEVWSFEAGDLEWMEWHSRAPVLLAGTADGNTWMWKVPNGDCKTFQGPNCPATCGRVLPDGKRAVVGYEDGTIRVWDLKQGNSVHVLKGTEGHQGPLTCVATNQDGSLILTGSVDCQAKLVSATTGKVVGVFRPETVASQPNLGEGEESESNSVESLGFCSVMPLAAVGYLDGTLAIYDLSTQTLRHQCQHQSGIVQLLWEAGTAVVYTCSLDGIVRLWDARTGRLLTDYRGHTAEILDFALSKDASLVVTTSGDHKAKVFCVQRPDR from the exons ATGGAGTCCGAATCGGAAAGCGGGGCCACCGCTGACACCCCTCCACTGGAGACCCTAAGCTTCCATGGTGATGAAGAGATTATCGAGGTGGTAGAACTGGATCCCGGTCCGCCGGACCCGG ACGATCTGGCCCAGGAGATGGAAGATGTGGActttgaggaagaggaagaagaagagggcaATGAGGAGGGCTGGGTTCTGGAGCCCCAGGAAGGGGTGGTCGGCAGCATGGAGGGCCCAGACGATAGCGAGGTCACCTTTGCATTGCACTCGG CATCTGTGTTTTGTGTGAGCCTGGACCCCAAGACCAACACCTTGGCAGTGACAGGGGGCGAAGATGACAAAGCCTTTGTGTGGAGGCTCAGCGATGGGGAACTGCTCTTTGAGTGTGCAG GCCATAAAGACTCTGTGACTTGTGCTGGTTTCAGCCACGACTCTACCCTAGTGGCCACAGGGGACATGAGTGGCCTCTTAAAAGTGTGGCAGGTGGACACCAAGGAGGAGGTCTGGTCTTTTGAAGCAGGAGATCTGGAG TGGATGGAGTGGCACTCTCGGGCACCTGTCCTACTGGCGGGCACGGCTGACGGCAACACCTGGATGTGGAAGGTCCCGAATGGTGACTGCAAGACCTTCCAGGGCCCCAACTGCCCAGCCACCTGTGGCCGAGTCCTCCCTGATG GGAAGCGAGCTGTGGTCGGCTATGAAGATGGTACCATCCGGGTTTGGGACCTGAAGCAGGGAAACTCTGTCCATGTACTAAAAG GGACCGAGGGTCACCAAGGCCCTCTGACCTGTGTTGCCACCAACCAGGATGGCAGCCTGATCCTAACTGGCTCTGTGGACTGCCAGGCCAAGCTGGTCAGTGCCACCACCGGCAAG GTGGTGGGCGTTTTCAGACCCGAGACCGTGGCCTCCCAGCCCAAtctgggagaaggggaggagagcgAGTCCAACTCCGTGGAGTCCTTGGGCTTTTGCAGTGT GATGCCTCTGGCAGCTGTCGGCTACCTGGATGGGACCTTGGCCATCTATGACCTGTCTACGCAGACCCTCAGGCACCAGTGTCAGCACCAG TCGGGCATCGTGCAGCTGCTGTGGGAGGCGGGCACCGCCGTGGTTTACACTTGCAGCCTGGACGGCATTGTGCGCCTCTGGGACGCTCGGACCGGCCGCCTGCTTACTGACTACCGGGGCCACACGGCTGAGATCCTGGACTTTGCTCTCAGCAA AGATGCCTCCCTGGTGGTGACCACGTCAGGAGACCACAAAGCAAAAGTATTTTGTGTCCAGAGGCCTGACCGCTAA
- the GPBAR1 gene encoding G-protein coupled bile acid receptor 1 translates to MTPNSTREMPSPIPAGALGLYLALASLIVAANMFLALGIARDHRLRSPPAGCFFLSLLLAGLLTGLALPALPGLWNQSRRGYWSCLFLYLAPNFSFLSLLANLLLVHGERYMAVLRPLRPRGSTRMALLLTWAGPLLFASLPALGWNHWAPGANCSSQAVFPAPYLYLEVYGLLLPAVGAAALLSVRVLATARRQLQDIRRLEQAVRRGAPSALARALSWRQARAQAGATLLFGLCWGPYVATLLLSVLAYEQRPPLGPGTLLSLISLGSASAAAVPVAMGLGDQRYTAPWRAAAQRWLQVLRGSPRGSPGPSPAYHTSNQSSMDLDLN, encoded by the coding sequence ATGACACCCAACAGCACCAGGGAGATGCCCAGCCCCATTCCCGCAGGGGCCCTGGGGCTCTACCTGGCCCTGGCAAGCCTCATCGTCGCTGCCAACATGTTCCTGGCCCTGGGCATCGCCAGGGACCACCGCCTGCGCAGCCCACCCGCTGGCTGCTTCTTCCTGAGCCTGCTGCTGGCCGGGCTGCTCACCGGGCTGGCGCTGCCCGCGCTGCCAGGCCTGTGGAACCAGAGCCGCCGGGGCTACTGGTCCTGCCTCTTCCTCTACTTGGCTCCcaatttctccttcctctccctgcttGCCAACCTCCTGCTGGTGCACGGGGAGCGCTACATGGCAGTGCTGCGGCCTCTGCGGCCCCGCGGGAGCACCCGGATGGCCCTGCTCCTCACCTGGGCTGGCCCCCTGCTCTTTGCCAGcctgcctgccctgggctggAACCACTGGGCCCCTGGGGCCAACTGCAGCTCCCAGGCTGTCTTCCCAGCCCCCTACCTCTACCTCGAAGTCTATGGGCTCCTGCTGCCCGCCGTGGGCGCCGCCGCCCTCCTCTCGGTCCGCGTGCTGGCCACCGCCCGCCGTCAGCTGCAGGACATCCGCCGGCTGGAGCAGGCCGTGCGCCGCGGCGCGCCCTCGGCCCTGGCCCGCGCCCTCAGCTGGCGGCAGGCCAGGGCACAGGCTGGAGCCACGCTGCTCTTCGGGCTGTGCTGGGGGCCCTACGTGGCCACCCTGCTCCTCTCCGTCCTGGCCTACGAGCAGCGCCCGCCGCTGGGGCCTGGAACTCTGCTGTCCCTCATCTCCCTGGGCAGCGCCAGCGCGGCGGCCGTGCCCGTGGCCATGGGGCTGGGTGATCAGCGCTACACGGCCCCCTGGAGGGCGGCCGCCCAGAGGTGGCTCCAGGTGCTGCGGGGAAGCCCCCGGGGCAGTCCTGGACCCAGCCCCGCCTACCACACCAGCAACCAAAGCAGCATGGACCTCGACCTGAACTAG
- the AAMP gene encoding angio-associated migratory cell protein isoform X1: protein MESESESGATADTPPLETLSFHGDEEIIEVVELDPGPPDPADDLAQEMEDVDFEEEEEEEGNEEGWVLEPQEGVVGSMEGPDDSEVTFALHSASVFCVSLDPKTNTLAVTGGEDDKAFVWRLSDGELLFECAGHKDSVTCAGFSHDSTLVATGDMSGLLKVWQVDTKEEVWSFEAGDLEWMEWHSRAPVLLAGTADGNTWMWKVPNGDCKTFQGPNCPATCGRVLPDGKRAVVGYEDGTIRVWDLKQGNSVHVLKGTEGHQGPLTCVATNQDGSLILTGSVDCQAKLVSATTGKVVGVFRPETVASQPNLGEGEESESNSVESLGFCSVMPLAAVGYLDGTLAIYDLSTQTLRHQCQHQSGIVQLLWEAGTAVVYTCSLDGIVRLWDARTGRLLTDYRGHTAEILDFALSKDASLVVTTSGDHKAKVFCVQRPDR from the exons ATGGAGTCCGAATCGGAAAGCGGGGCCACCGCTGACACCCCTCCACTGGAGACCCTAAGCTTCCATGGTGATGAAGAGATTATCGAGGTGGTAGAACTGGATCCCGGTCCGCCGGACCCGG CAGACGATCTGGCCCAGGAGATGGAAGATGTGGActttgaggaagaggaagaagaagagggcaATGAGGAGGGCTGGGTTCTGGAGCCCCAGGAAGGGGTGGTCGGCAGCATGGAGGGCCCAGACGATAGCGAGGTCACCTTTGCATTGCACTCGG CATCTGTGTTTTGTGTGAGCCTGGACCCCAAGACCAACACCTTGGCAGTGACAGGGGGCGAAGATGACAAAGCCTTTGTGTGGAGGCTCAGCGATGGGGAACTGCTCTTTGAGTGTGCAG GCCATAAAGACTCTGTGACTTGTGCTGGTTTCAGCCACGACTCTACCCTAGTGGCCACAGGGGACATGAGTGGCCTCTTAAAAGTGTGGCAGGTGGACACCAAGGAGGAGGTCTGGTCTTTTGAAGCAGGAGATCTGGAG TGGATGGAGTGGCACTCTCGGGCACCTGTCCTACTGGCGGGCACGGCTGACGGCAACACCTGGATGTGGAAGGTCCCGAATGGTGACTGCAAGACCTTCCAGGGCCCCAACTGCCCAGCCACCTGTGGCCGAGTCCTCCCTGATG GGAAGCGAGCTGTGGTCGGCTATGAAGATGGTACCATCCGGGTTTGGGACCTGAAGCAGGGAAACTCTGTCCATGTACTAAAAG GGACCGAGGGTCACCAAGGCCCTCTGACCTGTGTTGCCACCAACCAGGATGGCAGCCTGATCCTAACTGGCTCTGTGGACTGCCAGGCCAAGCTGGTCAGTGCCACCACCGGCAAG GTGGTGGGCGTTTTCAGACCCGAGACCGTGGCCTCCCAGCCCAAtctgggagaaggggaggagagcgAGTCCAACTCCGTGGAGTCCTTGGGCTTTTGCAGTGT GATGCCTCTGGCAGCTGTCGGCTACCTGGATGGGACCTTGGCCATCTATGACCTGTCTACGCAGACCCTCAGGCACCAGTGTCAGCACCAG TCGGGCATCGTGCAGCTGCTGTGGGAGGCGGGCACCGCCGTGGTTTACACTTGCAGCCTGGACGGCATTGTGCGCCTCTGGGACGCTCGGACCGGCCGCCTGCTTACTGACTACCGGGGCCACACGGCTGAGATCCTGGACTTTGCTCTCAGCAA AGATGCCTCCCTGGTGGTGACCACGTCAGGAGACCACAAAGCAAAAGTATTTTGTGTCCAGAGGCCTGACCGCTAA